A stretch of DNA from Desulfurella amilsii:
AACAACTATACCTTTCCAAGATAAGGCTGAAGCCTATTTAATAATTGAAGTTGATGGGGATTCTCAGCAAGAACTGGAAGACACATACCAGAAAGCAGGGGAGGCTTGTCTAAAAAATGGCGCACTAGATGTATTCATAGGAGATGATAGAAAATCAGCAGAAAGTATCTGGAGAGTAAGGATGGTGTTTGCCGAAGCCCTAAGGCTAGTGGATCCTTATGTTTCTTTAAGTGGTGATGTGGTTGTCCCCCCTTCAAAGGTAACTGAATTAATGGAAAAGACCATAAAAATCGCTAACAAGCATAAAGTTAGGGTTGCAATTGCAGCTCATATTGCTGATGGAAACTTACATCCTGAACTCTTTAAGCCAGATTACGTTTCATTAGAAGACTGGCCAGAACTTGCAGAAAAGATTTATGTTGAAATAACACAAGAGGCAATAAAACTTGGAGGAGTTGGAAGTGGAGAGCATGGAGTAGGTTTTCTAAAAAGGGATATCTTTCTAAACACTAAACCACAAATAGAACTTGATATTATGAGAGGAATAAAAAATTTATTTGACCCAAATAATATTTTAAACCCAGGGAAAATTATTTAGCAAGGGAGTATAATATTCTTTATGTAAACCTCCAATGTGTGTAAAATAAAAAATATTTTTGAAGATTTTTATAAAATGCAGTTAAAAAAGAAAAAGGGCATGTTGACAAAAAACTTGACAAACCCCACCCTGAGAAAAATTTCAATCTTGTACCTCTCTAAATCTTGTACCATATATTTTCTTTGGAAAGTCACCTTTTGCATACTTGACATTCCTTTCTCTCTTTACAAGAGCTTTATCTGCATACGCTTCTATCACTTCACCTATAAATAGTCTTTTATCTCCTGCCTCTATTTCTTGCCTAACTTTACACTCCATATAAGCTACACACTCATCGATAATAGGGGCTTTTACTTTGCGTGCTGGTTGTGGCGTTAATCCTGTTTCTTTAAATTTATCAACTTGAGACCCTGAGTGAAAACCACAATAATATATCTGCGGTTTTAGCTCTTTTGGGGGTACATTTATAATAAATTCTTTAGTACTTTCGATTAACTTACATGAATAAGCCTTTTTCCCTATGGCACAAGCCACAAGTGGGGGTTCCTTTGATACAGGCATACAAAAACTGATTGCTATGATATTTGATTTTCCTTCTATATTTCCACATGTTATTAAAAAATGTCTCATCGGCCACATAAATTCTAAATATTCGACATCTATCTTCATTTTATTTCACCTTTCTTTTCCATTTCAGCTAACTCGTTCATAACAGCACCAAGTGCCATTACACTACTCGTTAGGTTTGCTTTTTATACTAAAAGCTGCATTTAACTTTTTACGCCAAAGCTTTCAATATTGCATCTGAGCTTTCGACTATAAACAGCTTTGACATGTTTTCTAGCGAACAATTATGAGCTTTTTCGTCACTGGATGAAACACAATCAGAAACAATAACCGGATAAAAACCTCTATTTGAAGCATCTCGAGCGCAGGATTCTATTCCTATGTGAGTTGCAATTCCTGTAAATATCACGGTGTTAATATTTCTTGAGCGAATTAAATACTCAAAATTGGTTCCGATGAAAATGCTAGCCGTTGGCTTTTCTAATATTATATCAGACTCTTTAGGGTAAATTGTTTTATAAATATCTCTATCTTTTGGATCCCTCATAAAACTTAAAACTTTAGATGGATCCGTTATATTCCTGGATTTCATCATAGAATAATACTGCCATGATGATCTAAACTCATCTTTTGGTGGTGTAATCTGAGTATAAAATACAGACATTTTGCTTCTAACTTGTTTTATAAAATTACTTAATGCACCAATAAAGGCCTCCTTGTTAAAAATACTTTCAACGAGAGCGTTTTGTACATCCCATACCACCAAGCAGGTATGAGAAGGCTCTACAATTTCTTTAAGTGTCTCGTAAATGAAAATGTTTTTAAATTGTTTCATAGTTGCACCCCTCTTTCAAAAACCTTAATATTAAAAAGTATAATCCAAAAAAACAAATAATCAATCAATAATGAAAAGTTTGCCTATGTAAGGGTAACAGACAATATGAAACGAGAAACCTTTCAAGAATGCACAAAAAAAAGCTTTTGAGTATTTTGGAGGGATACCTCAAACAGTACTGTATGATAATCTAAAAAGTGTAATTATTCAAAGGGATAAATATGGTAAAAAACCAACACGGGTTTAACGACAATTTTGTAGATTTTGCCAAAACCTACAAATTTATCCCAAAATTGTGCAAACCCTATAGGGCACAAACGAAAGGAAAGGTAGAGAGGTTTAATAATTATTTAAAAGGCAATTTCTATAGACCTCTAAAAGCAAAATTAAAAGACAATGGAATCAAGTATGAAACATCATCAATTGTTATTACTACAAACTCAAGCTTTATCAGATTGAAGGAGGTGTTCAATGACAATGAGGCATTAACAACTGCTGTACTTGATAGGTTAATTCACCACAGATTATTAACATTCAGAGTGAAAGCTTTAGGTTGAAAGAAAAAAAAGGCTGGGCTGTTAAATTTGAACGAAAAAATAGCTAATTTTTTATGCCATTAGTGGTGTATTTTTAGATTGCATTTTGGTGCATTTCAATATTGCACTTGACATTTTTGGCTTTGTCAAATCTTTTGCATAAACCAATAGCTGTCCTTTTTTATACTGACTAAAAGCATATTCCTTGCAACAACTCAATGAGTTTTATGGATTTTTGATTATTTTATATGGTTTAAATATAGGCTTTGTGAGAATAGGCAGTGGTTTGTGGTGAACTAAAGCGTTCGAAAATAAACATTTTGGAATATAGAGGCCTAAAAACTTACAGAATAATAAATGATTCCGATTTATATTAAATTAAGAATAGTTGCTAAACACGATCCAAGCTTTTCTTTTTCTCTTACCACAACTTGACTTTTTCTATTTATTAGGTATTTAGTTGATTCATGGTAGAGCTTTTAAATAGTATTGTACTACTATTTTTTTCTGCTACAGTTACCGCCGTAGGCAATATTATAGGAATCGGTGGAGGCGTAATCCTTGTTCCATTCTTTATTTTTTACTTGCACCTAAATCCTATTATTGCCAGTGGCTTAAGCCTTTTTACAATAGTAATAAGTACTGCCAGCGGCTCTTATGCTTTTTTAAGGCAAAAAGTTATTGATCGTAATTTGCTCTTATTTCTGTTAATGTTTATTTTGCCCGGAGTAATTATCGGCTCATTTATCAATAGATTTGTGAACACTCAGCAGTTTAAAAATATTTTTCCGCTATGGATTATTGTATTGGGTATAATATCATTAAAATCAACAAAAAAACAATCAGTAAATTTAGGATCTAGCGAACCTTATAGGAAGGCAATCAAAAATACAAAAACTGCTGGTTTTGTATCGCTTGGAGCGGGGTTTATATCAGGCTTTTTTGGTGTAGGCGTAGGAGGTATTATCGGCACCTATTTGTTAGGTACAGAGAAAATGCATCCAAGAGTAGCCTTATCAACGCTAATTACAACAATGACATTTACCTCTCTAATTGGTTTTTTGATACACTTTTTCAACTCTTTGCCGTATTTAAATGCTTGGCTTATATATATACTTCCTCTTGCTGTAGGTGCGGTATTTGGCTCTCAAATGGGCGCTTATGTTGCAAAAATAGTAAAACCAAAAAATCTTAGCTTATATCGAGGCTGGATAATATTATCGTTAGGTTTTGCACTAGTTTTTATAAATATGCTCACTTTAGTGTAACTGTCACAACAAAAAATCTCACAATAGATCTTCAAAATTTATAAAATTGGATTTTATTCTTATAGGTTTACGCACAGAATGCTATAAACCCCTATTATTTCGCTCTTATAACAAAGAGGCTGTTTTTGAAGTCTGGAGAGTTATGTTTAATTCGTTATTATCGATAATATTGTGCGAAGAAGCATTCAAGAACTCAACGCTTACAGGCTTGTTATCTTCTCCATAGCTTATAATAACTCCCCCTTCTTCTTCTACAGCATCTACTGGTGGCACGTCTCTTAAAATAAGTATCAATACATCGGCCTCTGGGTCATACTTAATTTTCATCTTTATCTCTCCAATACTTTTCTATCTTTGTAGTATAATAAATAGTCAATATTTTTAAAGTTTCACCCTCCTTTTTGAAAGGTACCCTAATTAACCCATTGCGTATTTTAGATTGTGCAACTAGTACGTCTAGATCACCACTAACTATTTGAGGAGGGTTTAATAAAATTTCCTCTACTAAGTTTTTATCTATATTTATTTTGTATTGCCATTGGCGCAATCGTTCTTGCGCATGTTTTGTCCATACAATTAACATTAACCCTTATTACACCACACAAAGGTTATATTTGTCAACTCTTTTGTGTAAACTTACCTTAATTACTTCTTTTTCATCAAAAGATTGATTTTGTAATTCAAATAATTTCTTGGCTACATCTCTTGCTATCTCAATTGTTTCTTCTATTGTTCTTCCTTGAGCAATTAATCCTTGAATATCATCTGGATTTGCTAAATACAATCCTTCTGGTAGCCACTCTATTTTAATTTTTATAAATTTTTCCATATTAGCTGCTATATAACATAAGCTGTCCCTTTTTTACCAACTCAAAAATTTCTGATTTTTTATTCCCCATTTACACTGCTTCCTCTATACCAGTCTTATAAACACTCATAGGTGTTTTATAGTATAGGATTGCATGAGGTTTTTTGTAATTGTAAAAGCTAGCATATTCTTCTATTCTATAATGGACCCCTAAATCATTAACAGAATTTTTGGAAAGGGATAAAATTGAAAAAAATTCTGTATTGATTTAAAATGTTAAATGTATATTGTTCGTTTGATTTCAAGCTATCCTTGACATTTTTAAGATATAATGTAATATATATGGTAACAAATGATAAACAGGAGGAAGATATGAAGTTTATTCCTTCAAGAGAATTGAGGTTGAGAACAGCCGATATTCTTAAAATATTAAAAGATGAAGGCGAAATTGTTATTACATTAAATGGCAAACCAGCTTCTATAATGATTCCTACAACCGAAGATGATTTAGAGCAAGTAATGTCTATGATTAAAAAAATGAAAGCTAAAAATGCTGTAAGAAAAATGAGAGAGAAAGCTGTCAAGAATAATATAACAGAAAATGATGTTGATGAAGAAATTAGAAAAATAAGAATGAACCAGTGATACTCGTTATTGATACCAATGTTTTTATATCTGGTTTTATTTCTCAAAATAATTACCCGTGGCGTATTTTGGATTATTTTTTAGATGGTCGTTTTACGTTGGCATTAGACGATAGAATATATCTTGAGTATGCTACTGTTTTGATGAGACCAAAATTTAATTTTGATGATAAAGACGTATCGATATTTTTAAATTTTGTTAAAGAAACAGCTTTATTCGTTACAGCTATAAAGCTAAACATAAATATGCCCGATGTGTCTGATTTAAAATTTGTTGAAGTGGCAAAAAGTTCAGGGGCTGATGCACTCATTATAGGAAATATAAAACATTTTCAAAAAGCACTAAATATAATAAAAGTCCTTACACCCAAAGAGGCATGGAAAGAACTATTTTAAGCTGTCAATATAAAAGTTAACCATATATATAATAAACACAAAACAGAGAGCTGAAAAAGGCTACTACAATTTCTATATATCCATGTAAACTATATTCATATAAACATTCTTGGACACGCTGTAATTAATACATACACGTGCTTTCCAAAAATAAATCAAATAGGGTGGGCCACTAAACTTTGTATATTTGATATAGATGTTTGTTAACATTGAAAGACATTAAAGAAAAAGCAAGAATAGCAAATGGTTTTCTAAAAAGATGAGCGAATGGGGGGGAAAGCTTGGGAGTATAATATTCTTTGTGTAAACCTCCAAGGTTTGTAAAATGAAAAAATATTTGTTGGGGGTTTTTAAAAAATATTGTTAAAAAAAGCAGGTTTACACAAAAAAGTTGACAAACCCAAAATTACTGTTTTTATGTAAGAGCATCTTGGCTTGCTTTTCTTAAAGCCTCCTGTTGTTTTATTTCTTTGCTTTTTTTATAGGTGAAATTGCGATGAACCCTGTTTCTGATTTTGTCTATTAATTCTATTAGTTTTTTTGTATCTTTAATATGTGGGTCCTTGTATTTTTGTAGTATTTTTGTAGTATTTTTATAATATCTTCTTGTGTGTAGGTTTTATTTTGTTTTTTTTGCATTGAAAATTAGTTTGTACAAGTAAATCATAAATCACCCCATAGATTTTTAAAAAAATAATTTCTAAAAATCCTATTTCCTAAAGATTTTTTGCTTATTTTTGTGGTGCGAATTTTTATATAAATAGAGCAAATTTAAGCAAAATAGAAACAAATAAAAACAAAATGAAAGGTCCATGAGAGGTATATTAGGACATATAAAAATGCTTGCCAAGCCTATTTTGATAAGGTTTTGTTTTGCTTTAAGGTAGGGCGTTTCTTAATAGGTTGGTGCGCCTGGAGGGATTCGAACCCCCAACCGACGGATCCGAAGTCCGTTGCTCTGATCCGTTGAGCTACAGGCGCATAATGCTCTAAAACTTTCAAATTCTAACAAACGCATTTGAATTTGTCAAAAAAAACTGTATAATTAAACAAAAGGAGACTGAAGATGGAGCTTTATACAATAAGCCTAAAAAACAAAATTATCAAGGTTATACTTGGCGACATAATACAAGAAGCCACAGATGCTATAGTAAATCCAGCAAACAATTATCTAAAACACGGTGGTGGTGTTGCTTACGCTATTGTATCTAAAGGTGGCTTAATCATTCAGCAAGAAAGTGATAAAATTGGCTACGTAGAAACAGGTCACTCGGCAATTACAACAGGTGGTAAACTAAAGGCAAAGTATGTTATACATACAGTTGGCCCTGTTTGGCAAGATGGAAAAAATAAAGAAGAAAAGTTGTTAAAAAACGCAGTTATTAGTGCTTTAGATCTGGCTCAAAAATATAGGCTAAACTCCATAGCATTGCCTTCTGTATCTACTGGTATCTTTGGGTTTCCAAAAGAACTAGGGGTAAAAATTATTGTAAATTCTGTAATTGAGTTCATAAAGGTGCATGATTTACCCAAAGAAATTCATTTTACAAATATTGACGAATACACAAGCAATTTGTTTGCTTCGTATTTAAAGGTTTTAAATGTCGATTAAAAAAATTGGTGTAGTAAAAAAGTCTAATGTAGAAAACTTAGATATACTAGTTAATGAAACAAAAAGTTTTTTTGCAAAAAAAGGCGCTGAAGTTATTTTTGAGCAAGATGTGGAAAGTCTAGATAACAATATTCCAACCTTACAAGAGCCTCTTGACCTGATAGTGGTTTTGGGTGGCGATGGTACCTTTTTAAGTGCAACACGCGTTGTATTAAAATCACACTACGATATACCAATAGTTGGCGTTAATCTGGGGAAAGTTGGTTTTTTGACTGAGATTTCTATTGAGACGATGTTTTACAATCTAGACAAAATTTTTAATAACGATTTTGCAATAGAAGAAAGAATGATTATAAATGTAAATTTTGAGCCAAATTCAAACAATCAGCAAAACTACAGCGTATTCAACGATGTTGTAATAAATAAAGGCGCGCTTGCAAAAATTATTGGCATTGACACATATATTGAGTACAACTCAAAAAAACAATTCGTGTCAACTTTTTTTGCCGATGGACTAATAGTTGCTACACCATCTGGCTCCACTGCGTATAATTTAGCAGCCGGTGGACCCATTGTTTATCCTGAGCTAGATTCATTTATATTAACACCAATTGCACCGCATACGCTCTCAAATAGGCCCATTGTGTTACCCGATAATGTAACTATACATTTACAGCTGCATGAAGACATAGATAGGGTTTTTTTGACGCTTGATGGTCAAATGGGCTTTAGATTAAACAAAGGTGATAAAATCACACTAAACAAATCTAGTCGAAAGATAAAACTTATCACAGATAAAAATAAAAATTATTTCGATATATTAAGAGTAAAACTGGGGTGGGAAGAGCGAAAAGTCACCGCTTTAAACTATGATAAAAAATATAAAGATTAAAAATTTTTTAACCATAAAAAACTTAGAAATTAATTTTGATAAGCACTTTAACACGATAGTGGGTGAGTCTGGTGCAGGTAAATCGCTTATCTTAAAGGCAATAAGCGAGGTTTTCTCAATTAAAAACGACACGCAAATGGTAGGAAACTTTGGCGACTCCTGTAAAATAAGCATTGATTTTGATTCGAATTTATCAAAGTATAATTTTTCCCAACGCAACTTTACGATAGTAAAAATTTTAAAAAAAAACAAATCTCAGCTTTTTCTAAATGATATACAATTAAGCAATAAAATTGCTCAAAATATAAAAAATGATATTGTAAATATCGTTTCACAGGATTATCGCTTTGAACTATTTGAAAAAGATAGATTTCTTGAGGTTTTAGATTTATTTATCGATCCAAATATAATTGAAAATTACAAAATGGCATTTACTAATTTTAATGAAGCAAAAAAAACAATTAATGAGCTTAAATCTAAAATCAAATCTATCGATAACGCTCACACTGAAATCTTAATTGAACTTATAGATAAAACAGATCCGCAAAAGGATGAATACGACGAGCTGATTAACAAAAGAAAACAAATTAAACAAGATTTGGCGCTAAAAGATTTTATACAGCAATTAAACGCACTTTTTTATGAAGGCAAAAATAATCTTTACGATACCATTATTGCATCATTTAAAAAAATAAACAATATTGAATCCGACGCTTCGCTAAAAATGCAAAATATTAGCAATTCTTTAAACAAAATTTTAGACGAACTAAATACGCTAAAACCATTATTTGAGTACAGTAAAGATGATGAAGTTTCTATAGATAATATTGAAAGAAGGCTCTTTGAACTTGAAAACTTGCAGAGAAAATTTGGAAAAACCATAAATGAAATATTAGATGAAAAACAAAAATTATCTCAATTAATTGGCAAGAAAAACTCAATGCAAGAGCAATTGTTAGAAGAGCAAGACAAACTGCAAACTCTAAAAGATAAATTAGAACAAGCAGCTTTCCAACTAACAAGTCAAAGAAAAAAACAGGCGGATCGCTTAATTGATGGCGTTATGCAAAGTATGTCTGATTTAATGCTTGAATCAGCTGATTTTGATATAGTTTTTGAGAAAGTGGAGTGTAGCGAAAACGGACAAGACAAAATAACTCTGTTTTTTTCTGCCAATAAGGATTTGCCTAAAAAAGAATTGTCAAAGATTGCATCTGGAGGAGAAAAATCTAGATTTATTTTGGCACTTTTTGAGTATATTGGACAATTAAGCCAAAATACAATTATCTTTGACGAGATAGAAGAGGGCACAGGTGGAAAAACACTTACGTCTATTGTCTCTAAACTCAAAAATCTCTCTTTACAAAACCAGCTTATTTGCATTACACATTCTTTAGAAGTACAAAATGCGGCAGATAAAATATTTACGATAGAAAAAACCTTTGAAAACTCCAATACGGTAACCTATTTATGTCAAATGTAGTTTTTGTAACAGGCGGAGGTACGGGCGGTCATTATTTTGCTGCTGAAAGCTTTGTTAATTATTTAAAAAACCATGGATATGAACCTATTTTTATAGGTAGCGAGTTTGGGATAGAAAAAAAATTGGCTCACAACCTGGGTATTGAGTATAAGCTGCTTAAAACAAAGGGTTTTGCAGGTAAAAATTTTTTAGACAAAATAAGAAGTATAGTGTATTTATTTAGTGCTAGTCTAAAATGTTTATTTTATACGTTAAAATATACGCCAACCTTTGTAATAGGTTTTGGGGGTTACACGAGCATACCTGTTTTACTAAGCGCTGTTTTGGCTCGCAAAAAAAGGATTATAGTTGAGCAAAATTCTATTCCAGGCCTTGCAAACAAAATCTTAGCTAAGTTTTGCCATATCGTTTTTGTAAATTTTGACTCAACAAAGCAATTCTTTAGAAAAAATCATGTATACTGGGTAGGAAACCCTATTAGAACAAGAAAATTCCCAAACGAAAGAAACTTTTTAAATGATTTTTTGCGTATTGGTGTAGTTGGTGGCAGCCGTGGCGCAAAAACTATAAACAACGCATTATTTGAGTTTGCCCAAATTATAGATGATGATTTAAAATCAAAAATTGAAATCATTCACCAAACAGGCATTGATGATTACAAAAAAGCGCTTCAAATATACCAAAAATACAATATAAAAGCCAAAATTTATGACTTCATATACGATATGGAAAATTTTTACCGAAATATTGACATTATTGTTTCAAGGGCAGGCTCAAGCACACTATCTGAGATTGCATGCTATGGGTTGCCATCAATATTAGTACCATACCCATACGCCATTTATAACCACCAGTATGCTAACGCACAATATTTTGAAAAACCCAATGCTGCTAAATTAATTTTGGATAAAGATTTTAATGGATATTGTCTAAAAAATTTTGTATACTATATAAAAGTGGATGAGTTGGTAAAGATGTCTAATGCAGCTTTTGGTCTGTGCAAAAAAGAAGTTTGCAATAGAATGCTAAATATTATCGAAAAAGAGTTGGTTAAAGATGGTAAAAGTAATTAGTATAACAAATCAAAAAGGTGGCGTGGGCAAAACTACAACAGCCATAAACTTAGGCACAGCTTTAGCAGTATTTTCAAAGAAAGTTTTAATTATTGATATGGATCCGCAGGCAAATGCAACAAGTGGCCTTGGTGTATTAAAAACAGACTCTATTTATCAAGCCCTCATTGGTAAAAAAACGCTAAAATCCCTCATCCAGTATACATCTGTAAAAAACCTTTATTTAGTGCCTTCTAATATTTCATCAATTGCCATAGAAAGCGAGCTCAAAGACAAAGAAGGCAAAGAATTTATTTTAAAAAAACTAATTGATCCCATTCAGGAGCAGTTTGATTATATACTTATTGATTGTCCACCATCGCTTAGTCTTTTTACTATAAATGCACTTGTAGCGTCTAATTCTGTGCTTATTCCCGTGCAATGCGAGTATTTTGCGCTTGAAGGTTTAGCACAGCTAATAAACACTATAAATCTAGCAAAAAAAACATTTAACTCAAATCTTAAGATTGAAGGAATTCTTTTAACCATGCATGATAAACGCAATAATCTTTCCAGACAGGTTGAAAATGAAATAAAACAGCATTTCTTTAAATACATGTTTAAAACGCTTATACCCAGAAATATAAAACTAGCCGAAGCACCTAGTTTTGGAAAGCCTGTTATAACATACGATATAAAATCAGCTGGCAGCGTAAATTATTTGGCACTTGCCAAAGAGGTTTTAAAGAGTGGCTGAGAAAAAAGCTTTAGGCAAAGGTTTATCTGCAATATTTAACGATTTTTCAGAAGATAGTGAAAATATTGAAAATGTTTTAATAGATGATATAAAGCCTAGCCCATATCAGCCAAGGAACTTTCAAAACGATGAAACTCTACATGAGCTTGCAGACTCAATAAAAGAAAAAGGCGTTATACAGCCTATAATAATTAGAAAAAAAGGCGATTTTTTCGAGCTTATTGCAGGTGAGCGCAGGCTTAGGGCTTCAAAATTAGCTGACCTTCAAACAATACCTGCAATCATTAAAAATTTTTCAGACGAAGAGGCAGCGCAAATTGCACTTATAGAAAATATACAAAGAGAAGATTTAAATCCGCTCGATGAAGCACTAGCATACAAAAAACTTATCGAAAACTTTAGCTACACCCAAGAAGATCTAGCCGAAAAATTGGGTAAAAACCGTGCAACAATAGCAAACACACTAAGGCTTTTAAATCTCCCAAAACAAATCATAGAACTCATCAAGACAAATAAAATTACAGCAGGACACGCAAGGGCGCTTTTATCCCTAGATAACGAATCATTTCAGATTGAGTTAGCAAACCTCATAGTAGAGAAAAAACTCAATGTTCGCGATACTGAAGCAAAAGTTAGAGAAAAAAAAGCTCAACTTGATTTTAGCCAATATGAAAAAACACTCAAAGAGTTTCTAGAAGCTCCAATCAAAATAAAGTTTACTGGCAAAAAAGGCAAAATTGAGATTACTTTTAAGTCAAAAGATGAATTGGAAAATTTATTGGCTAAGTTTTCTAAAACCTAAAAATGGCTATTCTATCAAAACCTGAATAGTCTTGCTTAATGCAAACAAGTTCACTGATTTGCTCTAAAAAAAAGCTCATGTTAGGTGCAATTTCCATCAATAAAAACTTGGCAATATTTTTTGATTGGTTGATAATGTTTTGTATTAGAAAATAATTTTGATCACACAAAAGCGCTATTTTTGGCTCGTTTTTGACCTCTTTTGATAGGCTATTAAACTCGCTTGGCAATATATATGGTGGGTTTGATACAATTATATCAAAATTGCTTTTGAATGCAGACAAAAGATTACCATTAACTAAATAAATGTTTGATTTTAGTA
This window harbors:
- a CDS encoding ParB/RepB/Spo0J family partition protein; the encoded protein is MAEKKALGKGLSAIFNDFSEDSENIENVLIDDIKPSPYQPRNFQNDETLHELADSIKEKGVIQPIIIRKKGDFFELIAGERRLRASKLADLQTIPAIIKNFSDEEAAQIALIENIQREDLNPLDEALAYKKLIENFSYTQEDLAEKLGKNRATIANTLRLLNLPKQIIELIKTNKITAGHARALLSLDNESFQIELANLIVEKKLNVRDTEAKVREKKAQLDFSQYEKTLKEFLEAPIKIKFTGKKGKIEITFKSKDELENLLAKFSKT